The genome window GCATCAACGTTTAAATGAGtagattgagagttcgacatttttaatttaacctgaaattaaaatctcaaagaacaagtgtaaaatagagtgcgtaatgaaaatttgtatcaaattaccactattatccctagccccacagtgggcgccaaactatttaccctaaaaatagataacaattgaacttatatgtggttttaaggatatgtgaattAATTTAATACGAGTAattaatgacgttagattaagTAAATGAAAAATGTAACAGATGACCAAACCAATGATAATGGTGATTCCGAGCTCGGATGATGGCTCGATGAAGAACCTGCCCTCGATTCCAAGCTtatacttatgaagaacttaagaacaagaataataactttgaacaacaaagagaattgaaataaattgccttgatatgcgtgttataaTGTGTCCTCTGAATAATAAtctctcccctttatatagtaggagagttttactctaagtacaattctaagaaagataAAAATTTTCTGTTTTGCTAATCatgattttctgccgatacgggCCAAGATTCACGCCATGATATTCGGTTGACCACGGACATCACGACCCTCTGTTAGTCTTGTGTAGCTGTTTGATAATGCCCTCCAAAGTCTTAATCCTCGAACCAGACCCGGAGGACATGGCCCTGATACCCCCGAGGGCAGATGTTTTGTCCGAAACTCGATACGAGGGCTTCTCGCTCTGACTCTGATTCATTACGGTCACGTCCCTGCTCCGTTTGTCTTACCGGAAAATCGAGGTGTTCAACGGGCTTGATTTTATCGTATACAAGATTGTATATATTTTCAAAGTTCGATAACAAATTACAACCATCCCGGCCAGACATAAGTATTTCTCTATAACTGTCATCTCTGCGATTTTTGAAAAATTCCTTTAATGGAGTATTTATCTAATCAAAGATGGATTAAGAACGTCACTGTTTCATATGTAGAAGTTTCAGTTATTTTAATGAAGTTTTATCAAACTAGCTTTCTTCTTGTACTATATCGTGTTGTATCAAATAGATGAGTCTATCAAATAAGTTATTTCTGCTGcaagaaagtcaagttgatttatCAGCCTGCTACGTCATGCTCTAATGCCGGgacaaatacaaaaataataataataatatatccaGTGTATTTTTGCAGGAGAGGGTGAGGGATATTTAGGGAGAGCAGTGTGTAAAGACTTTACTTCTACTTGTGAAGGTaaagagactgtttccgatagatcctcggTTCCTAGGACAAAATAAGTTACAATTTTAAAAACATGAGCATGTAGCATGCCATTTGAGGCTGTTCCCTATTATTGTTGGGACAACAAAAAAATGTGATATGTGGGGAATTAATTGTTAGATTTGCTGAAATAATTCACAATACTATTAATAAATAGAACATATTTTTCGGGTAGAGCTGACCGAATGACATTCTCCTCGTTTTTCCTCTTGTAAGTGGTTCACGATTTCACATACTAATTATGCTAAGATTATAATAAAAGAATTACTTATGAGTTGATTAATAATGGTCGGGTGTGATATTGTGATTAATAAAGAAGGAATTACTATGCGATGATTAATAATGACTTAATTATCATGTATGAATTAATTACTCTACATTAGTTTTGCAAAGATTTTCTTCCTCATGTACATGGTCGAATATAGAGTTCCATCACCGGGTTCATCTGAACCTGGTAGTTCAAACGCGACATATTAATTTATGAGTAAAACTACACTAAAGttacaataatttttaaaatataatgtgTTCAATTCTAATAACCTTAAACGTTAAACCCATAAACTTTGAATCCTGGATCGTCTCTTTGCTCATATAGCCAATCAAACTCCGCATTAGTTATACGGCAATAAAATTTGATGCCGTGCTAACATAAATGAACATAGTCTATCTGCAAATTGGAAAAAACAAAAATACTATACAACAAGAACCACAATAACAAGGCCATATTGATGATGAATATGTATTAGTTTCAGCTAGGATAGGGTCCAAACTGCCATTATATAAAGCATATTAATGCATAAAATGCAGCAATTGGAATCATAGTATAAGCATTATAGAACAAAGTTTTCCCCAAGTAAGAATGTCTTAATAATCTTATCTCCCATTCCATCTGCATAAGGAAACAAGTGACCACCACCTTTAAGTTCATGGTATTGAATCCATGGTAGTCGTTCTGCAATATATCGTTGCAGAATGACAGGTACAAGCCCGTCCTCATCGCCTTGCCATAGATGAACGGAACATTCACCATTAGGGAACGGATTTTTAAGATTCATCGGATCAAATTCCCATGTTCCAAAGCCAACCATTGCATCGCGGTGAAGTGATTCAAATTCCCCTTGTTGTCTAATTTGTGCCTGAGATCATACACAAACAAATAGGTATAATAGGCAATCTAATGCGAGAAACACTTTATAGCAGAGCATATAATGCATCAAGGTGCAAAGCATGACAAATATCTAAACTAAAGGCAGCAGCAAAATACCAagttaacaacaacaacatacccagtatatttCCATACTGAGCAGGGTAACgtatatgcagaccttacccctaccttgtggaggTAGAGAGGCACAACAAAATACCAAGTTCTTACCCGATATTGTTCTTGAGAGGCAGCAAACTTGGGTCCGAGTTGTCTATCTTGAGTGAAAAGGATATCAGGGCTGTGAGCTGCAACACTAGAAGAAGGGAAATATTTCTGAGTGTTCCACCAGTAAGTTAACCATGGAAGATAGTGAGCAACCCGAAGAGTCCATTGATCCGGGAGAAGCTGATCGTAGTATGATTTTCTAGATAAATTTGCAGGGAAACTAGGCCACCAGTAGTTAACCACAGGTGTTAGAAGAGCCGCTCCTGCCAATCTGTTATAGATAGCCGAAAAGACAAGAAATTCAATCATAAGCTATATTCAAGACATAATTTAATAAACAAAAGCATGCTCTCAGACAGATGGTTATATACTTCAACATGGTATCAGGGTAGGCAGAAGTCCCGGGTTCCGGTCTCTTTAAGAGCAGTTTAAACAGCAGCAAATGGTAGTAAAAAGTATTGAACAATACCTATGAGGAATATATTTGAGGCAGCCCCAAACTACTTGACCACCCATGGAAAATCCAACAACATAAAATTTGGATCCCAATTTCAATTGATCAGCTAACTCCTCAACATCAAGAGCTAAACTCTTAGGTGTTCGTTGTGGATGAGGATCACTTTCGCCATAACCAGGTCTATCAAATGACACAATATATATTCCCAAACTCTCAATAACATCCTGCACCAGAATATATTATTGCAACCATTATTATATCGAATTTTTTGGAAAATTCCTAGGGTAACCCGCAATTGCTACCTGTCGGGTGCGCATCGGGTAACTTGCTTATTGTGCAATAACTTGCAAACCACTAAACTGCACTAGGTAAGCCCGATGCAACGAGCTCTGACTGAGGAGACTGATGGTGTGGGGAATCGATCCCATGTCTCCCATGTGGGAAACCACTCATCCAACCAACTCAGCCAGCCCTTGCGGGTATTATTGTATCGATTTAAAACCATAAAattgcaagaaaaagaagaaaggtaAAACTACATACAGGAGAAAGGGTGCTGGCAAGAACAACATCATGTTTGCAGCAATCAAAGCCATGGATAAACACTATTTTGTATTTTGCTTGGTTTTTAGGAACACCTTGCTCTTTATAAGCCAAATGCCTTCCGTCGGAAAGTCTTACTCTTGGTGCAGTAATTGGAGGACCATTTTGCGAACCACAAATTTTCGGAGGAGGTGGCCGAATTGCTTGATATGCCAATGCTAAGAACCCAATGAAGAGAACTACAAGTACTTTCCCAGTTATACCTGAAATGTTCACATATGGTCACAATCTGCAGAAATTTATCAGAAAGAGAAAAATTGTGCATTTACAACAAACTTGAGAGGTAGAAGATAGTTGATTGCTCAAGAACTCTATAAAGTATTCCAACAAACAGAGCTTAACAACCTTCCTCTTACTAAACTTTAATTGTACAATGGTAGTGTTTGGCCAGTTTGCGCGCACCTtgatacctgctacctcccacatACCAGCATAGATACCGGATAACTCATCCCAAGACTTAGGCGGATGGGAAAATAATGGCCTAAcatgtattttctatggttttacCTACTCCATTGATCGCTAGACTCGTGCAAATTGAGGGATGCAACACAAGGCCTTCCTCTTACTAATTTAAACAAGTCCAACTAATAAGAGAAGCTAAAATTGAGCATTATGTTCACTTTGGTAGACTGACAAAAGCATCtgcatatacaacaacaacaacaaaaaatccaGTGATTTTATacatgtggggtctggggaggttatttccgatagacccttggcCATAGAAATGATGAAAAAGAGTAATAACAACaagtagaaacaacaacaacataagAATAAGATCGAAGCAGAAGAAAGCAGAAACTCTAGGTAGTAATAACAATTTATGAATAAAATAACACATGCTCAAATTCTTTAACTTTGTAGCACCTTGGGACAGCCCCAGAACCTATCTCATCAAAAAAACAaaactaaaaacaaaaaaaaacaacatTTCACATAATCAAAGACAAAGTCGTTCAGTTTCTTTAATTGCTTAGACTAATCAAGTGAAGACACAAAGTTCTCTACATATATCTACAACAGCtaagggaagaagaaaaaaacagaGAGAAAAGGAACCTGAGGTAGCATGGGACTCTGCCATCTCTGTGAAACAatagttgtgattcttgttgatgTCTTTTTTATACTATTATTATCCTAATTTCCCAAGATTTGGCTTCAGTctgcttttataataaaaaaattataaaagatCTAGAAACTAACAAGTACAACGAGAGGTTGTTTGTTACCTTACCCCATGTGCACTGTGTCGTTGGTCACCTAGGGAATGAGGGTCTCCCCCTTGTTTGGCAGATTATCCCAACGTACACTCAAACTAGGCAATTACTGCATCTGTAATGTTATTCTGTAGCGCTGACTTTGGAAtatatttgtgtgactataatttttttttttaattctttggaAAATTCATAGCCGCTATCCTTTGGGTCCATACTGGACAATCTGTTCACTGTACAATAGCTCGCAAACTATGCAGGAGATGTAAACGGCACTAGGCAAACCTAGTACAACGAACTCTGACTGAGGAAGCTGCTGGTGAGGGGAAGTGGTCCCAGGTCTCCCATGTGAGAAACTACTCATACAATCCTTGCCGGTgctataaattattttattaaagataaaattaaaagtttaaaattaaaatatttttaaataaaaaagtaTGATATGCTATTCGAGacaaattaaaaacaaaatatgATACATAAATTGGAAATGAGAGACAAAGAGAGTACTTGTTAGCCACTTGACCTCGGAAAAGTCTAGACTAGTCTACTTATTAAATTCTCTGGTACAGATTGAGTTAATGAATATATAAATGAAATCTAGGTGTCTATAAATGAAATGTAGATGTCTACTAATATGCATCAATCCAGAATTAATGTAGATTATATAAAtctattgtatttattttcaCTCATTTGTAATATCgaattatttttaaaacaaatttcctACTTAACCTTATAGAAACGTACAAATTGCTAAACACAATAAAAGGACTCCTAGTATTCGTCGTGCGTAATGTACAACAATTATTGTAGTTTTAATGTTGAGTATGTGAACAAAGTCATGCAATGAAtattgattaaaaaaatattatatataaagtgtaataatattcttaacaatgTTAGGCTTTTCggaaaaaaatcataaaactgACAGTATTATATCATATTACTCCGAGTATCTATTGGCGAGCGTAGCCGTACAAACTATTATCTTATCCAATAACGGGGCTAAACAAATATGAAAATGACGAAGTGATAGACGAAGGACAATATTACATAGTTTGACTAGTTACCACCAAACAACGTAAAGTATGTGTTTGGAGATGGCTAAACTCATGTTAGGAAGCACTTCGATTTGTTTTACAGACTCAAATTAATTGGATCAGTAAAAATTACTTCGTGCATTTCATGTTATTTGTCTTACTTTTTTGGTCTATTTTAACAAAAATATCACCTTATTATATTTAGTAAGTTTTTAATTATAACATTAGTATTTCTTGCACATCTCAAATAGTCAGATTTGGAcacgaaataaaaatagaaagattAAAATTGACCGGAGACCGAAAGTAGTACCATAGTCGTTCCACGAGACTTTCACCAGTGATGACTACTTTTGTTAGTATTTTTCTAGAGAGGAGAAATGTTACCTGCACTAGCGGAACCAAGAATTTTTCATCAAGAATAGTCAAAATTGAACTCAAGAATTTTTCAATCAAGAATTTTTCAAATCATTTTAAGTACGAATTCAATTGAACTCATAATTTTTTACCATTGATATTTTCTGGAGAGACTCTCCTCCCCGTATCCACGGGCATAGGCACCTCGATTGAAGAGGTGTCACGTGACACCACTTCGTCAAAATTTTTCGTAATCTGTATTGTATAAATAATaaacaaaattaaaatatttggtacATACAAATATAAGAAATGATACCACTTATcgttacaataatttatttatttatacaatTCTTTAAATATTAACATTATTTATGAAAATTTCTGCGTCAATGAGCTAGGAAATTCACTGACCATTGACTTCTTCTGGAATGTGGAACACTCTCAATCAATTAGACAATTACTCACCCAGTGACGTCTTCTCGAAGCGCTGACAATGAATACGTGACAATCCGGTGTACTAAATTCTCGCTGTGCGTACTTTGTATTTTTATAAGAAGCTGTTTCTATGATTCGAACCTGTGACAGCAACTTTATCAGTTACGTCAAGACTCTCATTCTTCGTGTATGACTAaacacaaaatttaagaaaattaGAAGGAAAGACTTTAGGTTTATGCTAGAGTAATATTACTACTCTTCCTGTCCTAAATTACGTgtcattttcttaattttttgtgGCTTGTTTTAGATTAcacatttccaaaaaaaaaaaaaattcttaaactTCCTGTCTAATCAAATATCAATTCATATATTGAGATGGAGAAATATAGATTTCATACACGGACTTTGAATTAGTCTTCCTATATTAGTGTAGAACTTATATTATCAACGAATTTAAGTGTTTGATTTTAAAATAAAGAGCGTGTATTGATCGCTAATAAGTCATTTCATAAGGGTGTGCAGGTATTTACTCTTTCTTTGGTCATGTGGTTTGCTTTCTTTATCCTTTCTCGACATCTTCTAAcagttatttttaattattttatttaatctgTAACTTAAAAAGCAGAATATAGAAAGTAAAATCGAAGACTCTTGTAATGTACATAGTAAAACAGGACCGGCATTAGCACAGACTCTTGTAATATATTACTTATTTGTTTTTGTAAACTTTTTCGCTTTTCGAGATTCAAGTTGTATaaactttaattaatattttgaaatgcaTTTTTTAATTGTATTGACATAAAAAGAATTATAACATATAGTTATTTTTCTTATAGTTTTGAATGTccaaattttaatttcaaaataatCTAATCTAATTAGCTTTAAAGattaattaaattgataaacGGAAGTGAAAATATGGGCATAAAGTAATAATAAAAGTATAAATAAAGCATGTCCAATCCGATTCAATTTAAGTAGGTGTATTCAATATGCCTAGATAAAAGTACCTAGGGATATGTAACACATGTTGGAAATTATTTCCTCCGTTTCACAAGGAAATACGAACTTTTAGAGAAAAAAATGTATTCActaaattaattttaattaattattacattgacacattaaaatatataaataagggtaaattttaaaaaaataaaactaattcTATCTTAATTATGTAAGTAAAtatttattttggaccaaaataaaaatataaaataatgtgAATGGATAGTCAATTCTTAAAACAGTGGACATGGGAAAAGGAAAGGTTGGCAATCTTGCCAAACCCTAAATTAATGTGTCCTGCTATTTTAGTTGACCAATAGGTATGCTATAggcaaaataaataacaataacaatctaTCCGATATATTTTTACAAATGGGTATGGAAAAATAATATATTCACAAACTTTACTCCAATCTTGTAGAAGCTTAATAGAACCTTCGGCAAAAGGCCAAATAAACCCCTctattttcgaaaatggtctaagaatatcactcgttatactattgggttatttatacatctacagtcatactttgggttcaaatataccccttatTTAAATGGAGGGACGCATGTCATCGTCCTGttagtcaattctaaatatctcctaattaattttaaaaaactcATTACCTATACCTGAAAAGTAAttcttttttgtaaaaactggaaaaaactaaatttttttttactaaaaactgaaaaaaacgaaaatatttttttctgagTTTTTACCAAAATactgctttaaaaaaattaaaaaataatttctaaaacaatatttttataaaaactggaaaacaaaagaagaaaatatttattttttcagtttttacaaaaacattactttagaaaattgctttttagttttttttttttttttttcagtttttacaaaaatattattttagaaaatatttttcagttttttttaaagcagctttttttgtaaaaactggaaaaaagtatttttttttttttcagtttttagtaaaaataaattcagtgtttttcagtttttacaaaaaatattgctttagaaaattgattttcagcttttgcttttagtttttacaaaaatattattttaaaaaatatttttcaattttttctgaagcagtttttttgtaaaaactggaaaaaaaaatattttcgttttttccgtttttaataaaaataatttcagttttttttttccagtttttacaaaaaaaaaattgcttgaaaaaattacttttcgggtatgggcgataggtctttttaattaattagaagatatttagaattgaccaacagaaTGATGACaggtgtccctccgtttaaatgaggggtatatttgaacccaaagtatgactgcacgggtatagataacccaatagtataacgaggggtattcttagaacattttcgaaagtagagaggtatatttggccatttgccgTAGAACTTTTGATATGCTATATTAGAAGGTGGAGTAAATAATCCGCTATAACTGCTAAAAGATATTAATAATGTTAGAAAAATGTTACATAGCGGAGTAccattttttcctttttagtgAGTTTCGAAAAAATAACACCTTTATATATAATCTTAAGTAagaatttaactttaaaatttttattttatacttAATGACATAATTTGTAGTACCGCAAATATTTATGGCTCATGTTAGAGCACAAATTTCAAAgtctttcttttttaatttcttcATATTTGTGCTTAGTCAAACATTATCACATAATTGAAACAGGAACTAACATAGTTCACAGTTTTCAAAAATTTTTAAGTAAAATGACCCAAAAAAAGGAACTCAAATAATTTGAGCTTACTATATTTTTCAACCCTCATGGGTTTACTTTAATTGCGTTCTTCTTCCTATTCTTTCAATGTTGAAAACTACTAGCTAGTTGCAGTTAATTAATCTATAAAATTATAATTGTAGATTTGAATGTTAGGATACCCCTAAATCGACCAATGCAGTTGCTTCAGATTTGAATCTAAGGATGCCAATTAAAAGGTATTTATGTTATTTAAAATATCTGCACATATattcaaaattatcaaaattatCGGGAGACGGTGACTCTTCTACCCAAAAGGTAAGCTCGTCTCTGCATATAAATCACAAAAAAATAACTTTACCatttgtatacgggtgaaatcgagcCTGTTGGACACCTCGGTTCTCGATGGAGTAAACGGAGCAGAGACATGATCGTAAGGAATCAGAATCGGGGCAAAGAGCCCCTCGAGTCGGGGTCCGGGCAAAATACCTGCCCTCGGAAGA of Nicotiana tomentosiformis chromosome 7, ASM39032v3, whole genome shotgun sequence contains these proteins:
- the LOC104089180 gene encoding uncharacterized protein, with amino-acid sequence MAESHATSGITGKVLVVLFIGFLALAYQAIRPPPPKICGSQNGPPITAPRVRLSDGRHLAYKEQGVPKNQAKYKIVFIHGFDCCKHDVVLASTLSPDVIESLGIYIVSFDRPGYGESDPHPQRTPKSLALDVEELADQLKLGSKFYVVGFSMGGQVVWGCLKYIPHRLAGAALLTPVVNYWWPSFPANLSRKSYYDQLLPDQWTLRVAHYLPWLTYWWNTQKYFPSSSVAAHSPDILFTQDRQLGPKFAASQEQYRAQIRQQGEFESLHRDAMVGFGTWEFDPMNLKNPFPNGECSVHLWQGDEDGLVPVILQRYIAERLPWIQYHELKGGGHLFPYADGMGDKIIKTFLLGENFVL